In Thiovibrio frasassiensis, one DNA window encodes the following:
- the uppP gene encoding undecaprenyl-diphosphatase UppP: MNLIEAIIFGIIQGATEFLPVSSSGHLALAHYFLGAQESDLAFDVALHLGTLLAILAYFRDDFWQMGKAVLGLQQEPSETARLRKMTLFIAIATIPGALAGLLLGQAAENYFRHPALVATALAGAGVLLLLADRTGKRTRAFEKITLMNALLIGLSQACAIIPGVSRSGSTITCGLAMGLTRQAAIRFSFLLSAPIIFGAGMHEIPKIIKNGMVEGQTILYVAGFLAAAVSGYMFISFLMQYIRARSFAIFAYYRFLVAALVLIALFLQR; the protein is encoded by the coding sequence ATGAACCTCATCGAAGCAATCATCTTTGGCATCATCCAAGGCGCCACCGAATTCCTGCCCGTTTCCAGCTCCGGCCATCTGGCCCTGGCCCATTATTTTCTCGGGGCCCAGGAATCCGACCTAGCCTTTGACGTGGCCCTGCACCTCGGCACTCTTTTGGCAATCCTCGCCTATTTTCGGGATGATTTCTGGCAGATGGGCAAGGCCGTTTTGGGCCTCCAGCAAGAGCCAAGCGAAACAGCCCGTCTGCGCAAGATGACGCTCTTCATTGCCATTGCCACCATCCCCGGAGCCTTGGCCGGCCTCTTGTTGGGACAAGCAGCGGAAAACTATTTCCGCCACCCGGCCTTGGTGGCGACCGCCCTGGCCGGGGCAGGAGTGCTCCTCCTCCTTGCGGACCGCACCGGCAAACGTACCCGTGCTTTCGAAAAAATAACCCTGATGAATGCCCTGCTGATCGGCCTTTCCCAGGCCTGCGCCATCATCCCCGGAGTATCGCGAAGCGGCAGCACCATCACCTGCGGACTTGCCATGGGACTCACCCGGCAAGCGGCGATCCGTTTTTCCTTTCTGCTTTCCGCACCCATCATCTTCGGAGCAGGGATGCACGAAATTCCCAAGATCATCAAAAATGGCATGGTGGAGGGGCAAACCATTCTCTATGTTGCCGGCTTTCTTGCCGCCGCCGTTTCCGGCTACATGTTCATTTCCTTTCTCATGCAATACATCCGGGCCAGAAGCTTTGCCATCTTCGCCTACTACCGCTTTCTGGTCGCGGCCCTGGTCTTGATCGCCCTTTTTCTGCAACGATAA
- the extJ gene encoding selenite/tellurite reduction operon protein ExtJ gives MSKKMISLAMAVAFVVSGAAVSFASDCTVTKVEGTKVTVDCAGAVSTVEGAAKVGDKVAVKDGKIVAAKKKKAIEGC, from the coding sequence ATGAGCAAGAAGATGATTTCCCTGGCAATGGCTGTGGCTTTCGTAGTAAGCGGCGCTGCCGTATCTTTCGCTAGCGACTGCACCGTAACCAAGGTTGAAGGCACCAAGGTAACCGTAGATTGCGCAGGCGCTGTATCCACCGTTGAAGGCGCTGCTAAGGTTGGCGACAAAGTTGCAGTAAAAGACGGCAAGATCGTTGCTGCCAAGAAAAAGAAAGCCATCGAGGGTTGCTAA
- a CDS encoding TlpA disulfide reductase family protein, which produces MQIMKAMAAKARILTITLALFTLMVGAAQGATKMPSFALPSVKDGAMVKASAYQGQAMLINFFATWCPPCRKEIPDFIKLQKEYGPKGFTVIGISTDQGGSSLVDKFAQKMEINYPVLLSDSETPRAFGGILGIPTSFLVNKEGNVVKRYDGYVDHQTLVNDLNAILK; this is translated from the coding sequence ATGCAGATCATGAAAGCCATGGCGGCGAAAGCCCGCATTCTCACCATCACCCTTGCCCTTTTCACCCTGATGGTAGGCGCTGCCCAGGGTGCCACCAAGATGCCTTCCTTTGCCCTGCCCTCAGTGAAGGATGGCGCCATGGTAAAGGCCAGCGCCTATCAGGGCCAGGCAATGCTCATCAATTTCTTTGCCACCTGGTGCCCTCCCTGCCGTAAAGAAATTCCGGATTTCATCAAGCTGCAAAAAGAATACGGACCGAAAGGATTTACCGTGATCGGCATCTCCACCGACCAAGGCGGCAGCTCCCTGGTTGATAAATTCGCCCAGAAGATGGAGATCAACTACCCCGTTCTGCTGAGCGACTCGGAAACCCCCAGGGCTTTCGGGGGCATCCTCGGCATCCCCACCTCGTTTCTGGTAAACAAGGAAGGCAATGTGGTCAAACGGTATGATGGCTATGTGGATCATCAGACCCTGGTGAACGATCTCAACGCCATCCTGAAATAA
- a CDS encoding ATP-binding protein, which yields MKIMRKIIEIDESLCNGCGQCIISCAEGALQIVDGKAKMLAEKYCDGLGACLGDCPTGALRIIEREADDFDEKAVEELLSKRDGGKNHPAPPVSGCPSAKLQTFTPATPCQSANAPISLGNSGSALSHWPVQIRLVPPSAPFLKGADLLIAADCVPVAYPDFHRDLLSGKAVMLGCPKFDDVEGAIQKFSEIFASSGIKSITMAIMEVPCCGNMRHIVSQALSRSGKTIPVQEVVISARGERLSRGKMSS from the coding sequence ATGAAAATAATGAGAAAGATTATAGAGATAGACGAATCCTTGTGTAACGGCTGCGGCCAGTGCATTATCTCCTGTGCGGAAGGTGCTCTGCAGATCGTGGACGGCAAGGCAAAGATGCTGGCGGAAAAATATTGCGACGGATTGGGCGCCTGCCTGGGCGACTGCCCCACCGGCGCCCTGCGCATCATCGAGCGAGAAGCCGACGATTTTGACGAAAAGGCGGTGGAAGAGCTGCTCAGCAAAAGAGACGGGGGAAAAAACCACCCCGCCCCGCCCGTAAGCGGCTGTCCCTCGGCCAAGCTGCAGACCTTTACCCCAGCCACCCCCTGCCAGTCCGCCAATGCCCCGATTTCCCTGGGCAATAGCGGTTCCGCCCTGAGCCACTGGCCGGTGCAGATCCGCTTGGTGCCGCCCAGTGCCCCCTTTCTCAAAGGCGCCGATCTCCTGATCGCAGCCGACTGCGTGCCGGTGGCCTACCCTGATTTTCACCGCGACCTTCTGAGCGGCAAGGCAGTGATGCTTGGCTGCCCGAAATTTGACGATGTGGAAGGCGCCATCCAGAAATTCAGCGAAATCTTTGCCTCCTCCGGGATCAAGAGCATCACCATGGCGATCATGGAGGTGCCCTGCTGCGGCAACATGCGCCATATTGTCAGCCAGGCCCTTTCCCGCTCCGGCAAGACCATTCCCGTGCAGGAGGTGGTGATCTCCGCCAGGGGGGAACGTCTCAGCCGGGGGAAGATGTCCTCCTGA
- a CDS encoding HD domain-containing protein — protein sequence MQCPGQDSRYWDANAVFEATCPKCGNSVEFFKDDVSRKCGQCSTRMLNPKNDFGCASYCPYASQCLGSLPPELLAKKQELLKERVGVEMKRYFADDFRRIGHASRVARHAVEIAAKEECNPAVVEITAYLHDIGIKESERKYHSASPKHQHLEGPPVAREILLALDAPLPLIDEVCDIIGHHHLPRPEESMNFKVLYDADLITNLEEKQKDTPSPPAHLQKIIDRSFLTKAGATLAAKVLLKG from the coding sequence ATGCAGTGCCCTGGCCAGGATAGCCGCTACTGGGATGCCAATGCCGTCTTCGAGGCAACCTGCCCGAAATGCGGCAACAGTGTGGAATTTTTCAAAGACGACGTGAGCCGCAAATGCGGCCAGTGCTCCACCCGGATGCTGAACCCCAAAAACGATTTCGGCTGCGCTTCGTATTGCCCCTACGCCTCCCAGTGTCTGGGCTCCCTGCCCCCGGAGTTGCTGGCCAAAAAGCAGGAGCTGCTCAAGGAACGGGTGGGAGTGGAAATGAAACGCTACTTTGCTGACGACTTCCGCCGCATCGGCCACGCCAGCCGAGTGGCCCGCCACGCCGTGGAGATCGCGGCAAAAGAGGAGTGCAACCCGGCAGTCGTAGAGATTACCGCCTATCTCCACGACATCGGCATCAAAGAGTCGGAGCGCAAATACCACAGCGCCTCCCCCAAACACCAGCATCTTGAAGGTCCTCCGGTGGCCCGGGAGATTCTTCTCGCGCTTGACGCACCCCTGCCCCTCATCGACGAGGTTTGCGACATCATCGGCCACCATCATCTACCGAGGCCGGAAGAGAGCATGAACTTCAAGGTGCTGTACGACGCCGACCTGATCACCAACCTGGAAGAAAAACAGAAAGATACGCCTTCCCCCCCGGCCCATCTGCAAAAGATCATCGACCGCTCCTTCCTCACCAAGGCAGGAGCCACTCTGGCCGCCAAGGTGCTGCTGAAGGGATAA
- the hcp gene encoding hydroxylamine reductase translates to MFCNQCEQTAKGTGCTTIGVCGKNEAVAGLEDLLTHAVQGLSLVASAGRKVGVTDNAVDRFTCEAIFSCLTNVDFDPSRFEALIRKTVTLRDGLKAKVTAAGGTIDTTAPAATFTPADSLSGLEAQGAALNFINTLDANADLQSLKQITMYGLRGLAAYTDHAAILGKEDDTVYAYIHEAMSDLTRKDLGLDQLVALALKCGEVNLKAMELLDAGNTGTYGHPVPTPVPLGHIPGKCILVTGHDLKDLAMLLEQTKGKGINIYTHGEMLPCHGYPELKKYPHFYGHFGTAWQNQHKEMPEFPGAILFTTNCIQKPLDSYKANVFTTGLVGWPEVTHIGENKDFSPVINRALALPGFSDTLDKDSVLVGFARNTVLGVADKVIAAVKAKAIRHFFLVGGCDGAKPGRNYYTEIVEQIPADCMILTLACGKFRFFDKKLGDIGGIPRLLDVGQCNDAYSAIQIAVALAGAFECGVNDLPLSLVLSWYEQKAVVILLTLLNLGIQNIRIGPSLPAFITPNVLDVLVKNFSIKPVTTPAEDLKAILG, encoded by the coding sequence ATGTTTTGCAACCAATGTGAACAGACCGCCAAAGGAACCGGCTGCACCACCATCGGTGTCTGCGGAAAAAACGAAGCAGTCGCCGGGCTGGAAGATCTGCTGACCCATGCGGTCCAGGGGTTGAGCCTTGTTGCCAGCGCCGGCCGCAAGGTCGGGGTTACAGATAACGCGGTGGACCGTTTCACCTGCGAAGCGATTTTTTCCTGCCTCACCAATGTGGATTTTGACCCCAGCCGTTTTGAGGCCCTGATCCGCAAAACCGTCACCTTGCGGGATGGACTGAAGGCGAAGGTTACGGCGGCTGGCGGCACGATTGACACCACCGCTCCGGCAGCCACCTTTACCCCGGCCGACTCCCTGAGCGGCCTGGAAGCACAGGGAGCAGCCCTGAACTTCATCAACACCCTGGATGCCAATGCTGACCTGCAATCCTTAAAGCAGATCACCATGTACGGCTTGCGCGGCCTTGCCGCCTACACCGACCACGCCGCCATTCTCGGTAAGGAAGATGACACGGTCTATGCCTACATCCATGAGGCCATGAGTGACCTGACCCGCAAGGATCTCGGTCTTGACCAGTTGGTGGCTCTTGCCCTGAAATGCGGCGAGGTGAACCTCAAGGCCATGGAATTGCTTGATGCGGGCAACACCGGCACATACGGCCACCCGGTTCCCACCCCGGTACCCCTGGGGCATATCCCCGGCAAATGTATCCTGGTCACCGGCCATGATCTCAAAGACCTGGCCATGCTCCTTGAGCAGACCAAGGGCAAGGGAATCAACATCTACACCCACGGCGAGATGCTACCCTGCCACGGCTATCCGGAGCTGAAGAAGTACCCCCATTTTTATGGCCACTTCGGCACGGCCTGGCAGAATCAGCATAAGGAGATGCCCGAGTTCCCGGGGGCCATCCTCTTTACCACCAACTGCATCCAGAAGCCCCTTGACTCCTATAAGGCCAATGTCTTCACCACCGGTCTGGTCGGTTGGCCCGAGGTGACACACATCGGCGAGAACAAAGATTTCAGCCCGGTTATCAACCGCGCCCTGGCCCTGCCCGGGTTCAGCGATACCCTGGACAAGGATTCGGTTCTCGTAGGTTTTGCCAGAAACACCGTGCTCGGCGTGGCCGACAAGGTTATCGCCGCGGTCAAAGCCAAAGCCATCCGCCACTTTTTCCTGGTGGGCGGCTGTGACGGCGCCAAGCCCGGTCGCAACTACTATACCGAGATCGTCGAGCAGATCCCCGCAGACTGCATGATTCTCACCCTGGCCTGCGGCAAGTTCCGTTTCTTTGACAAAAAATTGGGCGACATCGGCGGCATCCCGCGTCTTCTCGACGTAGGCCAGTGCAACGATGCCTACTCGGCCATTCAGATCGCCGTAGCCCTGGCCGGCGCCTTTGAGTGCGGGGTCAACGACCTGCCGCTCTCCCTGGTGCTCTCCTGGTACGAGCAGAAAGCGGTGGTCATCCTTCTGACCCTGCTGAACCTGGGCATCCAGAACATCCGGATCGGACCCAGCCTGCCCGCCTTCATCACCCCCAACGTGCTGGACGTGCTGGTGAAAAACTTCTCCATCAAGCCGGTCACCACCCCGGCCGAGGATCTGAAAGCCATCCTCGGATAA
- the plsY gene encoding glycerol-3-phosphate 1-O-acyltransferase PlsY yields MEYLLVIGSYLIGSIPFGLVLGKVAGVDVRAAGSGNIGATNVARLVGKKVGALTLVCDALKGILPMLVAGWLLADGSGRELWVPLCGGAAFLGHLYPLYLKFKGGKGVATALGIFLYLTPVAALIDLLIFVGVVYNWGYVSLGSLTAALLMPGLVWLLTGSLSNSLLAFGIGVLIWVKHRENIERLMKHEEKSWRKKDGDSGNP; encoded by the coding sequence ATGGAATATCTCTTGGTTATCGGTTCGTATCTTATCGGTTCAATCCCCTTTGGCCTGGTTTTGGGAAAGGTGGCGGGCGTTGATGTCCGCGCTGCGGGCAGCGGCAATATCGGGGCCACCAATGTCGCCCGGCTGGTAGGCAAAAAAGTCGGAGCCCTCACCTTGGTCTGCGATGCGCTCAAGGGTATTCTGCCGATGCTGGTTGCGGGTTGGCTTTTGGCCGATGGCAGCGGGCGGGAACTCTGGGTACCGCTTTGCGGCGGCGCGGCTTTTCTTGGCCATCTCTACCCGCTCTATCTGAAGTTTAAGGGCGGCAAGGGCGTGGCCACGGCGCTGGGGATCTTTCTTTATCTGACGCCGGTGGCTGCGCTCATTGATCTGCTGATCTTTGTCGGAGTGGTCTACAACTGGGGGTATGTCTCCTTGGGTTCGCTCACCGCAGCCCTGCTGATGCCGGGGCTGGTCTGGCTGCTGACCGGCTCGCTGAGCAACTCCTTGCTGGCGTTCGGGATCGGGGTGCTGATCTGGGTCAAGCATCGGGAGAATATCGAACGGCTTATGAAACACGAGGAAAAGAGCTGGCGGAAAAAAGACGGTGACTCAGGCAACCCATGA
- a CDS encoding J domain-containing protein has product MTNDEWKKIVEAKTLLGLPDHATLAEIKKAFRRLSKEHHPDLAHHRDAGQDQGDGPRLEMHRLTEAYQILLEYGKKYRIPLVPGEDQPLEGEDWWMERFGEDPLWGPGRNS; this is encoded by the coding sequence ATGACCAACGATGAATGGAAGAAGATCGTCGAGGCCAAGACCCTCTTGGGCTTGCCGGATCATGCGACCCTGGCGGAGATAAAAAAGGCGTTTCGCCGGCTCTCCAAGGAGCATCACCCTGATCTTGCCCACCACAGGGACGCAGGGCAAGATCAGGGTGATGGGCCGCGGCTGGAAATGCACCGCCTCACCGAGGCGTACCAGATTCTTCTGGAATATGGGAAAAAATATAGAATTCCCCTGGTGCCGGGGGAGGATCAGCCCCTTGAGGGGGAAGACTGGTGGATGGAGCGCTTTGGTGAGGATCCCCTTTGGGGCCCAGGCCGCAACAGTTAA
- a CDS encoding SurA N-terminal domain-containing protein, protein MLDFMRRKAQSTVIQAAILIIVLVFIFWGVGTSQNGGPDSIATVNDQSISSQQYQRTYNRTIARYQEQFGSTLPAGLLEALNLKQQVLNQMVQELVMQQGATEAGLIVGSDEVRKVIQGMDAFKEEGIFKLDRYKKMLASSKMTTADFENSVRNDLLHSKIIAHLSRFARVSDSELKDRFALDNDQLKLEYVAFGADDFRTAGPIADQDLNSFFAGNKQAYLTEPQVKLRYITFLQEQGLAAIQVSDQEIEQFYTLNPDKFSTPEQRQARHILIRSDANESPELRDAKRKKLAAILALAKAGKDFSQLAREHSEDASGKNGGDLGFFSKEQMVPPFAEAAFALTEGEISGVVETQFGFHLIKLEKIRPASVTPLAAARDQIAAELKAQRGKDLTFQLANQAYEGIIQAGSLDKYAASAGAAVQTTDSFSQANPPKALTGQPALLKTIFSLKMGELSSLLEINGGYAICFVDEVKEPQVPPLTEVRARVEKDFLDDQAHAKAKDAAVALLDQTKKEGSLIAAAEKTKSSVRETPFFTRSQQATSTLPAPVVAQGLKLSAASPYPKEIGEDGSTFYVLHFKESKSASEEAFASQKEALRKMLTQEKQMEVMGAWLAYLQSRAKITIDKKFME, encoded by the coding sequence ATGCTCGACTTCATGCGCCGCAAGGCCCAATCGACCGTTATCCAGGCAGCCATCCTTATCATTGTCCTGGTTTTTATCTTCTGGGGGGTGGGAACAAGCCAAAATGGCGGCCCAGACTCCATTGCCACGGTTAATGACCAGAGCATTTCCTCGCAGCAATACCAACGGACCTACAACCGAACCATCGCTCGATACCAGGAACAGTTCGGCTCCACCCTGCCCGCTGGGCTTCTTGAGGCCCTGAATCTGAAGCAACAGGTATTGAACCAGATGGTCCAGGAACTGGTCATGCAGCAAGGCGCCACGGAAGCAGGTCTGATTGTCGGCAGCGACGAAGTGCGCAAGGTTATCCAGGGCATGGACGCTTTTAAGGAAGAGGGGATTTTCAAGCTCGACCGCTACAAAAAGATGCTGGCCTCCTCAAAGATGACCACGGCGGATTTTGAAAACTCCGTCCGCAACGACCTCCTCCACAGCAAGATTATCGCCCATCTTTCCCGCTTTGCCCGGGTCTCCGACAGCGAGCTCAAAGACCGTTTCGCCCTTGATAACGACCAGCTCAAGCTTGAGTATGTCGCCTTCGGCGCAGATGATTTCCGCACCGCAGGCCCGATTGCAGACCAGGATCTGAATTCTTTTTTTGCAGGGAACAAGCAAGCCTACCTGACCGAACCGCAGGTCAAACTGCGCTACATCACCTTTCTCCAGGAGCAGGGACTGGCCGCCATCCAGGTGAGCGACCAGGAAATCGAACAGTTTTACACCTTGAACCCCGACAAATTCTCCACCCCCGAGCAACGCCAGGCCCGGCATATTCTGATCCGGTCCGACGCCAATGAGAGCCCGGAGCTGCGAGACGCCAAACGCAAAAAGCTGGCGGCCATCCTGGCGCTGGCCAAGGCAGGCAAGGATTTTAGCCAACTGGCCAGGGAGCATTCCGAAGACGCGAGCGGTAAAAACGGCGGCGACCTTGGCTTCTTCAGCAAAGAACAGATGGTCCCGCCCTTTGCCGAAGCGGCCTTTGCCCTTACGGAAGGGGAGATCAGCGGCGTGGTGGAAACACAATTCGGCTTCCACCTGATCAAACTTGAGAAAATCCGCCCGGCGAGCGTAACCCCCCTCGCTGCGGCGCGGGATCAGATTGCCGCTGAACTCAAGGCGCAGCGCGGCAAGGACCTTACCTTCCAGCTGGCAAACCAGGCCTACGAAGGAATCATCCAGGCTGGCAGCCTGGATAAGTATGCGGCCAGCGCAGGAGCAGCGGTGCAGACAACCGATTCCTTTTCCCAAGCCAATCCGCCCAAGGCCCTGACAGGACAGCCGGCGCTGCTCAAAACCATCTTCAGCCTGAAGATGGGAGAGCTGAGTTCGTTGCTCGAAATCAACGGCGGCTATGCCATTTGCTTTGTTGACGAGGTGAAGGAGCCCCAAGTACCGCCGCTGACAGAGGTTCGCGCCAGGGTGGAAAAGGATTTCCTTGACGATCAGGCCCATGCCAAGGCTAAGGATGCGGCCGTAGCCCTTTTGGACCAGACAAAGAAGGAAGGCTCCCTTATCGCTGCAGCAGAAAAGACCAAGAGCAGCGTCAGGGAAACACCTTTTTTCACGAGAAGCCAGCAGGCGACGAGCACCTTACCCGCCCCCGTGGTTGCGCAAGGGTTGAAACTCAGTGCTGCTTCGCCCTATCCCAAGGAGATCGGCGAAGACGGCAGCACCTTTTATGTGCTCCATTTCAAGGAAAGCAAGTCGGCGAGCGAGGAAGCTTTTGCCAGCCAGAAAGAAGCCCTGCGGAAAATGTTGACCCAGGAGAAACAGATGGAGGTCATGGGTGCCTGGCTCGCGTATCTGCAAAGCCGGGCCAAGATAACCATCGACAAGAAATTCATGGAGTAG
- the polA gene encoding DNA polymerase I, translating into MNQQEPVYLIDGSAYIYRAYHAIAPLTNKSGLPTHAVYGFTNILLRVLREKAPRFLGIAFDVRGPNFRHEMYQAYKANRPTMPDDLACQIPYIKEIVAAHNIACLERQGYEADDLLASAAKKLAGQGHPVIVVSGDKDLLQLVSESITVWDPMRDVFMDPAAVRKKYNLGPEQLLDFFALMGDSSDNVPGVAGIGPKTAEKLITQCGSLDGIYQNLETISQAKLREKLLADRENAFLSRKLITLIEDLATPELQEYEIPEPNEEKLQELYTFLDFSRLVKAPQTTAVALETKGFHLVQTEKALQDICQQLSKGPVLVLDTETTSLDPLVAELVGISLCSTAEEAYYLPIGHRDSEGNLLANQLPLALAREHLTPLFSDPNLPKLGHNLKFDLPILESHGLPLSGPLWDTMLASYLLDPSRRSQKLDDLCLEMLGKRLTSFAEVTEGDKRPDSFAYVAPEAAKNYSCEDVIGAFLLWQRFHPQLEEFGLWKLFSSLEMALVPILVRMEQTGITVDQAQLQRLSEDFGLQLAELEKTIYALAGEEFNINSTRQLGEILFAKLGLPQGRKTKTGYSTDVKVLESLARQHDLPAAILAHRTLSKLKNTYVDKLPELIHPKTGRIHTSFNQTVTATGRLSSSNPNLQNIPIRTPEGQKIRAAFVAAPGQLFLSADYSQIDLRVMAHYAQDPALLTAFRAGEDVHNQTAAEIFRVNPAFISPEMRRVAKTINFGIIYGISAFGLAAQLNLSRKEAATFIERYFAHYAGVKRFMEEIVEKARKDGFVTTLLNRRRLLPDINSSNKASREFAERTAINTPIQGTAADIIKLATIAATQHLTEKGLHAKLLLQIHDELVFEVPAAEIEATGAVVKEAMEGVMQLDVPLVVNTVVGENLAKV; encoded by the coding sequence ATGAATCAACAAGAACCGGTTTATCTCATCGACGGCAGCGCCTATATCTATCGGGCCTACCATGCCATTGCGCCGCTTACCAACAAAAGCGGCCTGCCCACCCATGCGGTTTACGGGTTCACCAACATCCTCCTCCGGGTTTTGCGGGAAAAAGCGCCCAGGTTTCTCGGCATCGCCTTTGATGTCCGAGGGCCCAACTTCCGCCACGAGATGTACCAAGCGTACAAGGCAAATCGTCCGACCATGCCCGACGACCTTGCCTGCCAGATCCCCTATATTAAGGAGATCGTCGCCGCCCACAACATCGCCTGCCTGGAACGTCAGGGCTATGAGGCCGACGACCTGCTCGCCTCGGCGGCCAAAAAGCTTGCCGGTCAAGGCCACCCGGTGATCGTGGTCTCCGGGGACAAAGACCTGCTGCAGCTGGTTTCAGAGTCCATCACCGTCTGGGATCCCATGCGGGACGTATTCATGGACCCTGCCGCAGTGCGGAAAAAATACAATCTCGGCCCGGAGCAGCTCCTCGATTTTTTCGCCCTGATGGGCGACAGCTCGGACAACGTGCCGGGGGTGGCGGGCATCGGCCCGAAGACTGCGGAAAAGCTGATCACGCAATGCGGCTCCCTCGATGGGATCTACCAGAATCTCGAGACCATCTCCCAGGCAAAGCTTAGGGAAAAACTTCTGGCCGACCGAGAGAACGCCTTCCTCTCCCGGAAACTCATCACCCTCATTGAAGATCTTGCCACCCCGGAGTTGCAGGAATACGAGATCCCGGAGCCCAACGAAGAAAAGCTCCAGGAGCTCTATACCTTCCTCGATTTCAGCCGTCTGGTGAAAGCACCCCAGACCACCGCCGTTGCCCTCGAGACCAAGGGGTTCCATTTGGTCCAGACGGAAAAAGCGCTTCAGGATATCTGCCAACAGCTGAGCAAGGGACCCGTGCTGGTGCTGGACACGGAAACCACCTCTCTTGACCCGCTGGTGGCCGAACTTGTGGGCATCTCTCTTTGCTCCACGGCCGAAGAAGCCTATTACCTGCCCATCGGCCACCGGGACAGCGAGGGAAACCTGCTGGCCAACCAGCTCCCCCTTGCCCTGGCCCGGGAACACCTGACGCCGCTTTTTTCCGACCCCAACCTGCCCAAGCTCGGCCATAACCTCAAATTCGATCTCCCCATCCTGGAGAGCCATGGCCTCCCTCTGAGCGGTCCCCTGTGGGACACCATGCTCGCCTCGTACCTCCTGGACCCTTCTCGCCGCTCCCAGAAACTAGACGACCTGTGCCTGGAGATGCTCGGCAAACGGTTGACCAGTTTCGCTGAAGTCACCGAGGGCGACAAGCGGCCCGACAGCTTTGCCTATGTTGCCCCGGAAGCGGCCAAAAACTATTCCTGCGAGGATGTGATCGGCGCCTTTCTCCTCTGGCAACGGTTCCACCCCCAGCTCGAAGAGTTCGGCCTTTGGAAGCTTTTTTCCTCCCTGGAAATGGCGCTGGTTCCCATTCTGGTTCGGATGGAACAGACCGGGATCACCGTGGATCAGGCGCAACTACAGCGGTTGTCCGAGGATTTCGGCCTCCAGCTGGCAGAGCTGGAAAAGACCATCTATGCTTTGGCCGGGGAGGAGTTCAATATCAATTCCACCCGCCAGCTCGGCGAGATCCTTTTTGCCAAGCTGGGGTTGCCCCAGGGGCGAAAAACCAAAACCGGCTACTCCACCGATGTCAAGGTTCTGGAAAGCCTGGCCCGACAGCACGATCTGCCCGCGGCGATCCTGGCCCACCGGACCCTGAGCAAGCTTAAAAACACCTATGTGGACAAGCTGCCGGAGCTCATCCATCCCAAAACCGGCCGGATCCACACCTCGTTCAACCAGACGGTCACCGCCACCGGCCGGTTGAGCAGCAGCAACCCCAACCTGCAGAACATCCCCATCCGCACCCCAGAGGGCCAGAAGATCCGGGCCGCTTTTGTGGCCGCGCCGGGGCAGCTCTTTTTATCGGCGGATTATTCCCAGATCGACCTGCGGGTCATGGCCCATTATGCCCAGGATCCGGCCCTGCTTACCGCCTTCCGCGCAGGCGAGGACGTGCACAACCAGACCGCGGCCGAGATCTTCCGGGTCAACCCTGCCTTTATCTCGCCGGAGATGCGACGGGTGGCAAAAACCATCAATTTCGGCATCATTTACGGAATAAGCGCCTTCGGCCTTGCCGCCCAACTCAACCTGAGCCGCAAGGAGGCCGCCACCTTCATCGAAAGGTACTTCGCCCACTATGCCGGGGTGAAGCGTTTTATGGAGGAGATCGTCGAAAAGGCCCGAAAGGACGGCTTTGTCACCACCCTCCTCAACCGGCGGAGGTTGTTGCCCGACATCAACAGCTCCAACAAGGCCAGCCGCGAATTCGCCGAGCGCACCGCGATCAACACCCCCATCCAGGGCACGGCCGCGGACATCATCAAATTGGCCACCATCGCCGCCACCCAACACCTCACGGAAAAAGGGTTACACGCTAAACTTCTGCTCCAGATCCATGACGAGCTGGTCTTCGAGGTTCCGGCCGCGGAAATCGAGGCAACCGGCGCGGTGGTCAAAGAGGCCATGGAAGGGGTCATGCAACTTGACGTCCCCCTGGTGGTAAACACGGTGGTGGGAGAAAACCTGGCCAAGGTGTAA
- the flgM gene encoding flagellar biosynthesis anti-sigma factor FlgM, producing the protein MKLTGIFPPIKTEKVQVKKSEGAAPATAAKSAAPTDRVVLSAGSLEVQKAKDILEQTPEVRADRVHALREEISRGEYQVDPYRLADKMMASLLSETLVE; encoded by the coding sequence ATGAAACTAACAGGCATTTTTCCTCCGATCAAAACAGAGAAGGTTCAGGTTAAGAAATCTGAAGGCGCTGCCCCTGCCACGGCTGCCAAGAGTGCTGCTCCGACGGATCGGGTAGTGCTGTCGGCTGGTTCCCTGGAAGTGCAGAAGGCAAAGGATATTCTTGAGCAGACTCCGGAGGTTCGTGCGGATAGGGTTCACGCGCTCAGGGAAGAAATTTCCCGCGGCGAGTATCAGGTCGATCCTTACCGTCTTGCCGATAAAATGATGGCCAGCCTCCTTTCCGAGACCTTGGTCGAGTAA